Proteins from one Triticum aestivum cultivar Chinese Spring chromosome 7A, IWGSC CS RefSeq v2.1, whole genome shotgun sequence genomic window:
- the LOC123147911 gene encoding putative F-box/FBD/LRR-repeat protein At1g78760: MAEASGDGSMEDRISALPDELLIHVLSHLRSREAVHTCVLARRWRDLWQWVPCIDVSFKEFADMPYEDDDEDDFEFKRFVNRLLMLRRPVDLEAFWLEYRLPTDTEYPEDDSADANLWIAHALQYKAQAVKVVDYNYRLHLAPAVFTSAYLKRLHICFAFLFQGFFKHLDMGCPVLEDLFVSNTSIKDRDIFSNTLKYLTLTDDFLHPLEHDHQPSISAPKLISLSIDGSPSGPRLPILKNMTSLETASVVLVWKLISNCNADDIKQFLGELSHVRSLDLCYGVEKVEMEKNYRWCPTFPNLTDLTLHSWCVCGNFYALTVFLQNSPNLKKLTLDLYQPWYENGVICAITGELEDRSFTCEQLEIVEIICSEGNELLPWVNQFLLDSGIRPDQMRVSYED, from the exons ATGGCGGAGGCGTCGGGCGACGGGAGCATGGAAGACAGGATCAGCGCCCTCCCGGACGAGCTCCTCATCCATGTTCTCTCCCACCTGCGCTCACGCGAAGCTGTGCACACATGCGTGCTGGCACGGCGCTGGCGGGACCTCTGGCAGTGGGTGCCCTGCATCGACGTGTCTTTCAAGGAATTCGCAGACATGCCgtatgaagatgatgatgaagacgacttTGAGTTCAAGAGGTTCGTCAACCGTTTGCTGATGCTCCGTAGACCCGTTGACCTGGAGGCGTTCTGGCTCGAGTACAGGTTGCCGACCGACACCGAATACCCTGAAGATGACTCCGCCGATGCCAACCTATGGATCGCCCATGCGTTACAGTACAAGGCTCAGGCTGTCAAGGTTGTCGATTACAACTATCGTTTGCATCTCGCTCCTGCGGTATTCACTTCAGCCTACTTGAAAAGACTGCACATCTGCTTTGCTTTTCTGTTCCAAGGTTTCTTTAAGCACCTCGACATGGGCTGCCCAGTATTGGAGGATCTATTCGTATCGAATACCAGCATTAAGGACCGTGATATTTTCTCCAATACACTGAAGTATTTGACCCTCACTGATGACTTTCTCCACCCACTTGAGCATGATCACCAGCCTTCTATTTCTGCTCCAAAGCTCATTTCTCTGTCCATCGACGGGAGTCCTTCTGGGCCCAGGCTACCTATACTAAAGAACATGACATCTCTAGAGACGGCGTCAGTCGTACTTGTATGGAAGTTAATCAGTAATTGTAATGCTGATGATATCAAGCAGTTTCTTGGAGAACTCTCTCATGTTAGAAGTTTGGACCTCTGTTATGGCGTCGAAAAG GTGGAGATGGAAAAGAATTACAGATGGTGCCCAACATTTCCTAATCTTACAGACCTGACGCTTCATAGTTGGTGTGTGTGTGGGAATTTCTATGCGCTGACAGTCTTCCTTCAGAACTCACCTAATCTTAAGAAGCTAACTCTTGATCTATACCAG CCTTGGTATGAAAATGGGGTTATATGTGCAATCACTGGTGAGCTGGAGGATAGATCATTTACATGTGAGCAGCTTGAGATTGTTGAAATCATATGCTCGGAGGGAAATGAGCTGCTACCTTGGGTGAATCAGTTCTTGCTTGATAGTGGCATAAGGCCTGATCAGATGCGTGTCAGTTACGAGGACTAA